GTGGGCGCGCCGCCGATAAAGCAATGCACGCGCTTGATCTTGCCCAAGCGGCCAGCGTGCGCGATCCCCACCGCCTTTAAAAACTGTTGGGCGTGGCGGGCGCCGGTTTCGTCCACGCCGCTCATTTCGCTGCGCTGTTGCGTCCCCACCTGAAAGACGCGGCCGGTCTCTTTTTGCACGCGGCTGATGATTTTTCCCTCGTCAATGGTCAGGGTGAGGGGCTTTTCACAGTAGACATCTTTTCCCGCGCGCATCGCCTCGACCGCAATTTTGCTATGCCAGTGGTCGGGCGTGACAATGGTCACCACGTCAATTTTGGGGTTGTCCAGGACCCGGCGGTAATCCTCAAACATTTCGGCCTTGCCGCCGGTGACGGCGCGGCCTTCTTCCACATGCCGCCGATCCACGTCGCAGACCGCCGCCACATCGCCAAAATTCATCGCCCCCTTGATGATTTGCTTCCAGCGGTCCCCCGTGCCAATGCAGCCAATCACGTGCCGGTCGTTCTTACTCTCGGCGGCAAACGCGACGGCGCTGCTAAAATACGGTACCGACACGCCCAGCGTGGACAAACCGGCGGCGGCTCCGGCGGTGGCGGTCAAACGGGCGGCTTGGGACAAAAACTGACGACGATTGTAGGACATGGGTGGGTAAGTTCCTAAACGTTGAGCAAGTGGCGGATTAAAAACGAATGACCGAAAAAGCTGATCAAAAACGGTAAAAAAGAGTTAATCTTATTAGTATTCGTAAGTGAAAGGTTCCGCTCCACGGCGAGTCACCATAGAGTAATAGACCTTTGGTTCGATAAGCTCGACCACTATATCTTTTATCGAGCTATCGACACAAGCATGACTGACCACGCTATTGGGATGAGAACTACTCGGCCCCCAACTACGACGCAGAGGATCCTTTTCGACGGAATTGTAGAAGCGATTGGGTTCCTGTGGCGTGGGACCATAATTGAGTGCGCTGCGGTCGCCAGCTTCGGTGTTGAAAACCCATTCTGGATCGCTATCTAGTTCAAAACGGGGAATACCGGTTTTAGGATTATTGCCTTCCACACTGGTGTCTTCAGGCAAAAAACCACAGGCGAATGTTTGCTGAAAGTCGTACCAACTGGACCGTTCCCGCTCGCTTGATTCGGAAAGCATGACAGTTCGAGAAGTGCCGTCACTGACAGTTGCCATAGTAACTCCTCTTGGTATGGCACTGCCATTAGGCTTAGGAGTTTCAAAAATGATTGTGCCTTCCCCCAATGTTGCCCTGGCTTCCTTCCCCACGGTCAACAATTGCTGCTTCGTAGCGGGTAAAGCAATGTAATTTGTCCGTGCGAGTTGGCCGGGAATAGGGGGCGGTTCGGCGGGGTTTAGCATTTCAGGGATAGAGTGCATGCCCGGTGAAATCCCCTTTTGTCCCTCCCAATCGATTTTTACCTGATCGGCGGGGAGCGTGAATTTCTCGGATTGTTGTGAGACTACACGATAAAATTTATCCTGCTCGATATATGGAAACAATCCCATGAGCCAAGAGTACTGCCTGGTTGCCACTACGGGATCGACATGGAAATTTATATATTGTCCGTCCTTGTTGCCACTATAAAAGAGCGGGGGAAGGGATTTATGGGCATCGCTGTAATTATGCATCGCAATAGCCCAATTCCTGAGATTGTTTCGTGAGACATTTCGCCGCGCCGCCGCGCGGGCGGCCTGAATCGCCGGTAGCAATAGCGCGATCAGCAGCCCGATGATCGCCACCACGATGAGCAGCTCAAGCACGGTAAACCCGCGACGGGCCGGAAGTAATTTTTTACTCATCTCTTTCTCCTTGGATAATAATAGCAAGAAAAAACTGATCATTTATGATACCGCCACGGGATAACTGCCGCCATCTTTTTTTCTAAATTTGCATAACAGGGGAAGGCTGAGTGCAAGGGATGTTACACTTCAATTGCGACCCGCGCCCCTGTTCCGCCGATGCCATCGGCGGCTTTGCATCTATAATTTTGGAGCATCAAAGCACCTTAATCATCGAGGGAAACTGCTTCTCCCCCAGCGCGGGTGATGAAGGCGTAATACACGCGGGGATCAATTTCGTCGGAAACGAGTGCATGAATGGAGGCATCGACCAGGGCATGATTGACCACGCCATTGGGATGCGAACTGCTTGGCCCCCAGCTACGACGCAGGGGGTCTTTGGCATCGGTGTTGTAGAGTCGATTTGGTTCCGCGGGAGTCGGGCCAAAGTTGAGAGCCGACCGATCTCCTGCTTTGTCATTAAAAGTCCACTCGGGGTCTTGATCTGGCTCAAAGCGGGGAATGCCTAGCTTAGGGTCGTTGTTCGGCACGCTGGTATCGCCGGGCAAAAATCCGCAGGCGAACGTCTGTTGAAAATCGTACCAACTAGCACGTTCCGTCTCGCGGGATTCGCAATACATGAAGGTTTTTGATGTACCATCGCTCAGCCTAGCCATACTAATTCCCTTAGGACTAAACGTTCCGGTTGTTTCGGATACATAAAAACCAATTGCGCCATCCGCCAAAGTCGCCTTGGCTTGTTTTCCCACGGTCAACAGTTGTTGTTTGGTGGCGGGTAGGGCGATATAGTTGGTGCGGCCTGGTTGGCCGGCAACGGGAGGAGGTTCGGCGGGATTGATGAAAATGTCATTGGAGATTGTCGCTGGTAAAATGCCTTGCATGCCATTGTATTTTATTTTTACTTGATCAGATGCAAGCGTAAAATTTTCTGAAGTTGTGTTGATTTCTTGATAAACATCATGGCTTTCAATGAAGGGCAGCAACTTCACCAACCAAGAGTATTGCCCTGTGGCCACCGTGGGGTCAGGATGAAAACCTTTGTATTGGCCATCCTTGTTGCCGCTAAAAAAAAGTGGCGGCAAGGACTTATAGGTGTCGTTGTAAATATGCGTTGCAATTGCAAGTTGCCGCATATTATTGGTGGATTGAGTTCGCCGCGCCGCCGCGCGGGCGGCCTGAATGGCCGGTAGTAACAGCGCGATCAAGAGTCCAATGATCGCCACCACGATGAGTAATTCCAGGACCGTAAAACCCCGCCGGTTAGAAACAGATAACGTGCTCATACCGTGCTCCCCGTTGAAATTGATTTGAAAAATCTGACCTTATCATACCCCTGCGGGTGGGTGCTGCCAACATTTTTTCTAAAATGGTAGAATAGGGGTGTTGGAGAGAGCGGAGGTGCCGGGGTGCAGGGGGGCAAGGGGGCAGGGGTTTGGAGGTTTTGCACTTCAACAACTACCCTCGACCAGCTTCCCGGCTCCTCCGCCGATACCATCGGCGGCTTTGTAAGTGCCTTTCCTGACCCCTCGACCCTCATCCCTGCCCCTCCGCTCCCCTGCACCACCCTCCCGTCTCCCGTCTCCCGTCTCCCATCTCCCGTCTCCCGTCTCCCGTCTCCCATCTCCCATCTCCCATCTTCCGTCTCCCGTCTTCCGTCTCCCGTCTTCCGTCTCCCGTCTTCCGTCTCCCGTCTTCCGTCTCCCGTCTCCCGTCTCCCATGGACCTCCCTATCTATCTCGACAATCACGCCACCACGCGGCTCGATCCGCGCGTGCTGGCGGCGATGTTGCCCTACCTGGCCGGACAGGTCGGAAACGCGGGGAGCACCACCCATGATTATGGCCGGAACGCCCGCGCGGCGGTGGATGCGTCGCGGGAGTCGATCGCACAAATCTTGAACTGCGATCCGGCCGAAATCGTTTTTACCAGCGGCGCGACCGAAAGCAACAATCTGGCGATTTTTGGCGCGGCCCGCCGCACGCGCCGCCCTGGGAACCACCTGATTAGCGTCGCCACCGAACACCGCGCCGTCCTGGATCCGCTGGCGGCCCTCACGCGGGATGGTTACGAACCGACGCTTCTGGATGTCGCTCCCGCTGGCCACGCGCGGGCGGGAATGCTGGACCTGGCCACATTGGCCGCCGCCATCCGACCCACGACCTGCTTGATCAGTGTAATGCTGGCCAATAACGAGATCGGCGTTATTCAACCTATCCGCGAAATCGCCGCTATTTGCCAGGAACATGGCATTCCCCTGCACTGCGACGCCACGCAGGCCGTCGGCAAAATTCCCGTCGATGTGCGGGAGCTGGGCGTGGATCTGCTGAGCTTTTCGGGGCATAAAATCTACGGTCCGCTGGGGATCGGCGCACTCTTTGTCAGGCAAACCGCCAGCGGCGGCAAACGACTACGTCTGCTGCCGCAAATTTACGGCGGAGGCCAGGAACAGGGCCTGCGGAGCGGGACGCTGAATGTGCCGGGGATCGTGGGCCTGGCGACCGCGCTCAAACTGTGCGAGGCGGAAATGGCAAACGAAATACCACGTTTAGCGGCGTTGCGCGGGCAACTCTGGCGGGGAATCCAGCAAATTTTTCCCGCAGCGATTCTTAACGGGCCAGATATTGAATTAGATGGGGTTCCTGGTCTTGCATCCCTCTCGTCTCCCGTCTCCCACCTCTCGTCTCCCGCCTCCCCGTCGGGTGCCACTACTGGCTTGACCAGCAGTGCTACTATTCCTGGTGCTGCCAACCAAATGAACGTAGCTCCTGGCCTTGCACCTCACCCGCTCCCCAGCCCCCCTGCTCCCCCGCTTCCCTGCTCCGTTGCCTCCCTCCCGTCTCCCGTCTCCCTCCTCCCGTCTCCTCTCACCCGCCTTCCCGGCAATTTAAACGTCCAATTTCCTGGTCTGGCGGGAGAGGCCCTCATTTTGCAGATGCCGGAAATCGCGATCAGTTCCGGCAGTGCCTGCACCAGCGCCGAGCCGCGCCCCAGTCATGTCCTGGCGGCTCTGGGCTTATCCCCCGAAGCGGTCCATGCCAGCCTGCGCTTTGGTTTGGGAAGGTTTAATAGCGCGGAGGATATTGAACTGGCGGTGAAATCCCTTAAAAAGGGAGTGCAAAAACTCCAGGCTCTGCAATAATCGGGCTAAAGCTATGTAAACTAAAAAACCCGCATCAGCAGCATCCCCATGACGCATTCTCATCACGTTCATTCCCGGTCGTGGCTCACCAGTTGGCAAAAAATTCCCCTTTATCTGCGCATTGTCGCCGCCTGCGCGCTGGGCCTGATCATCGGGCTGGCGCTGGGGGCCGTGCCAGGCTGGCTGCCGGATAGCTGGCATACGTTTTTCATGGGGGAGGGCCGAATCACCGCCGCACTGTTGGTCTTGCCGCTGGAAATGCCCAGCAAGCTGGTACTACGGCTGCTGGGGGCTTTAGCCGCCCCTTTGGTCTTTTTAGCGGTGATTCAGGCGCTGATGCACGCGCAACTACCGCCGGGAACAGGCTGGCGGTTGGTCCGGTTGTTGCTGGTTAATACGCTGGTGGCGATTTTTATTGGCCTGGCGGTGGCAAATGTGCTGCAACCGGGAAGCTGGTCCCAACCCGCCGAAACCACCGCGTCCGAGTCCGCTAAATCCGGTCCTAACCCGGTCGCACTCTTTTTGGATAACGTGCCCAAGAGTCTGTTGGGGCCATTTGGCGATGAAGGGAAGGTACTGTCGGTGATTCTCTTGGCGGTGGCGTTTGGCATTGCCCTGCGGAGATTTAAAACGCGGCCGATTGGCAATATCGCGGAACTGGTCACAGTCGGGTTTGAGGCGTTGTTGGTTGTGTTGCACTGGATTATTGAGGTAATTCCGCTGGCGGTCTTTGGGATCGTGGCGGCGCTGATCGCGGTGCAGGGGTTGTCCGCGTTTGTGGCGCTGGGTGGCTTTGTCGCGGCGGTGCTGATTGCCCTGGCCCTGCAGACGGTGTATTACCTGATGCGGATTCGGTTTGGCAGTTGGGTGAATCCGTGGCGGATGCTGGCCGGTATGCGCGACGCGCTGGTGATGGCGTTTTCGACCGGGAGCAGCACGGCAACCATGCCGGTGACGTATGCTTGCCTGCGAGAGAAGGTCGGCCTGCGCGAACGCTCGGCCAGTTTGGGGGCGCTGGTGGGGGCAAATTTTAATAATGACGGCACCGCCCTGTACGAGGCGATGTCCGCGCTCTTTATTAGCCAATTGCTCGTGACGCAGGGACTGGCCGAGCCGCTGACCCTGTGGCAGCAAGTGCTGGTCGTGGTAACCTCGGTGGTTGCTTCCGTGGGAGCGGCCGGTATTCCCGAAGCGGGGCTAGTCACCATGACGCTGGTTTTTAACGCCGTGGGCCTGCCGACCAAATATATCGCGCTCCTCTTAACGGTCGATTGGTTTTTGGACCGCTGCCGCACCACGGTGAATGTGCTAGGGGATGTGACTGTCAGTTGCCTGCTGGATGGCAACGTGCCGGAAATCGCCCCCACTCCAGAAACCTCACAAATTCAGTCTCGGGCGGCAGCACCACCGCCAGAACCACCCGTCACAACGACCGACGCGCCGACGTCACCAACACAAAACACGCTAAGCGCATGACCAAAAAGGCTGGAGAGTTGCAGCATGAAAATAAAAGGCCGTTGATTGACTCAACGGCCTGTTTGCCTTTCTTGCTATGCTTGCACTTCTTGCGGCAAAGCAAATTGGCAATTTTCTTGCCTTCTTTTTTCTTGCCTTCTTTGATCTTCTTGCGGCTAAAAAAATTCCTTGCCTTTCTTGTGGCAAATCCAAATTTGCGGCAACTTGCGGCCCTATTTTGCGGCCTTTTCCACTTTCCAGTCGCTAAATTCCACGATATTGACCTGCGGCGGGTTGTCTTTGGTCTCGACCCGCATCGTGCGTAACGGCAGATCGCAATCGTCGATCCGCGCCCAGGTGGTGTGTTCCGTCATCGACTGCTTGACTTTGCCTTCCTTATCAAAAATCGTAAAGGTAAAGACGGCGGGAAGGTACTTTCCTTCGGGATTATGGTAGACATCCAACACACTAATGGTAAACCGGCCGGGGCCCATCTTGCGGTTAACCTCGAGAATTTGGCGATCCTTAATCCGGTAATAGCTATTCCAGTCGCTATCCCCCAGGGAGATTTTGGTTCCCAGGGGATGGGGGGATTTTTCGTCGACATACACAACCTCTTCCTCGCTCACGCTACCTGACACCCGGTGCTGGACCATGCTGGTCAGGTATTCCTCTAGCCAATCGCTGGCCGCTTCGTTATCCAGCTTAAACTGAGGGACACCCTGGGCGGAAATAGTAAATGTGGTTTCCAAGGGTTGGCCGTTGAAATTTAATTTAGCCTTGCCGGAGATGGATTTGTATTCGGGCCACAGCGAGCGATTCTCGCGGGCATCCTGCAGCAGTTGGGGCGCGGTGAGGTCGCGCTTGATCGAAACTGGCTGGATGGCCGTTGAATTTTTGGCGATCACTGGCAAGGTGAGAGTGCTGTAGTGGGAGATTTTTTCGTAGCTTTTGCCGTCCAATTCGGCTTTGGCCGTTGGCTCTTCATGTTTGGCCAAGGCCGAGACCGCGCCGGTATGCTGGCCCAGCTTGACGCGGACATGGCCCGTGGCATCGGTGGTCTTTGGTTCCAGTTGATCCGTGCCGACGGTGATCGTCACGGTGGAATTTTCCAGTGGTTTCCCATTCCACAGAACTTGCAATTGCAGTTCATTACCGGTCAATTCCGGCAAGATATCAAGCGCCAACTGCTTGGCGGGAGCCAAGGTGGCCCATTCACTCGCGGGGGCGTGCAGCGTCTTGGCATAGTAATGCAGCCGGAAAGGAGCAACATTTGGCCGGGCCACCACGCCATAATCGCAGGCGGCCTCTAAGCGCCAGTCACCTTTCGCTGGCGCGGCGGCCGCAAAGCAGGCAGTCGAACCGGTTGTCTCCTTCGCCCAGGTCAGTTCCGTAGGCTCGTTTTTCCCCGCCAAATAGAGCCACTTCGTGGTTTTGGCGATTTTATCCGCCAGGTGCGCCTCTCCAGGAGCGGCGGACTCTCCAAAGCACAGTTGCACGCTGGGTGGCGCGGCGGTCGTGGCCTGATTCGCGTCGGAGGAAGATTCCCCGCCGGCAGGGGTATTTTGCACCAACCACACAAAGTGCGCCTGGGCGGATCGCTCAATCGAAAAAACGAGCGCACTGGCTAATAAAACAGGCACCAGACCAGCAAAAATTCTTGATAACATGAGTACTTCCTGAAAGTTTGTAATAAACTTGATCGCCAATGCCAAATTACACAATTGTTCTACACACTGTAGTAGGCAGCGTCCCGCTGCCGTGCATATCCTGCATTTCCTACCGGGCGCGATTCCTCGCGGTAAACGTTACGGCACGGGGACCGTGCCTACTACATTCGCTTTACGTCTCGGGGACCGCACTGTAGTAGGCAGCGTCCCGCTCCCGTGCATTTCCTGCATTTCCTACAAGGCGCGATTCCTCGCGGTAAACGTTACGGCACGGGGACCGCATTGTAGTAGGCAGCGTCCCGCTGCCGTGCATATCCTGCATTTCATACCGGGCGCGATTCCTCGCGGTAAACGTTACGGCACGGGGACCGTGCCTACTACATTCGCAACCTGAGCTATTCCCACTGCACACGCTGGCCGTCATTGCGTTGGGCCAGTCGCTTGAGCGTATCCGCGGTGATCGAGTCACTGACAAATTGTGTGGAGCCGTCCACAAACACAAAAAAGCAACCATTGGCATGGTCGCTGCGAAATGTTTCCCACTCTAAAAAGCCATTGACGAGCTTGTCGCTGTTGTATTGACCCGCGGCGGAAGCCCAAGAGACCCCCACATAGGCCATGGCCCAACGGGTGCTGCCGCCATTGATTAACCCGCCCGACATTTCCTGGGAATTCTTTAATCCATAATCCAATTCACCCACCAATAGCGTTTTGGAAGTTCCATCCAGTTCCGACACATCGCTGATCCGCACCCGGCCGCGCAACGGTGAAATAATCGCGCCGTTATGGTTGTTGGGATCAGGCATGTTGTCGCTGGCCCGCATGGGATAGCGGCAACTGCCACTGCCGGTGGAAACCGCATAGCTGGCAATGCCGCTCTGGGGAAGGTTTCCTTCGGGGTGCGACATTGAGGGACACAAAAAGATCGACAAGTTGCTGCGGGCAATCTCGCCATTGGACCCTTCGTCGGGATTCATGGAGGGATTATAGCGTTTGGCCAGATTCGTCTCTTCTAAATAAGGCAAACACTCAATAAACGCGCTGCCCAATTTTTCTTTTTGCTTGGCCCAGGGGAGCCGCTTTTTGGCCGAGTCATGACTTTGCATGGCCAGGCCAATTTGCCGTAAATTATTACGACAACTGGTATGCCGGGCGGATTCGCGCGCGGCCTGAATGGCTGGCAGCAACAGCGCCACCAGCACGCCAATAATCGCAATAACCACCAACAACTCCACCAGGGTAAATCCTGACTGCATACGGTAAGAAAATACCCCTGAACGAACGATTACCCGCAAATTCCCGCGATTCATCCTCTGTCTCGCTTTATGCAATGGGGTGAAAATCGTGGCTGGCTACTTACTGCATTGGCTGGCCCTGATCAACTATTAGTAACTGACTCTAGCGGCATACTTTTCGTCCCGGGGACACACGGTTGCGGCGTAAACCATACACGCCCGCACCCATGGCCAAAACCACCAAACCATACACGCCCGGCTCGGGAATAGGATTGGCAATGGTGTCCACTGACAGCTTGTCAAAGCTGAGTCCGCCAGCCACAACCGAGGAAAACCGGATCGTGTCCGTGGCGTTGTTGCCCGGCAGCGTAAATTCCAGCTTGTAATCCAAAGCCGCGGTGTCGCCAAAACCCGAACTATACGTGGTGCTGTTGATCAACTGCGTGCTGTAATTTGGCAACGAGCTTATGGGCGTGCCATTGATCAAAATGGAATTCAAATTAATTTCACCCGTGGCCGCCCGCATCTGGACCAAAAAGCTCGTCAAATAGCCGGTCCCAAGATTGTAGTTAGGCACGGTCAGCGTGTAATCGCTTTGCACGCTGGGTGAATAAATATTAAATCCACCCGTCAAAAACACGCCCATCGTCACCGACTGTGTAAGTGCGGCCGTGCCGTTGGGATTTAGCGGATCACCGTCGACCTCATTCGGGGACGCGCCCGCGTTTGGGCTATTAGTCGCCGTGGCCGATGTAAATCGGTCCCACCCCTGATAGGTGGTATTGGCCGAGCTAGCGTCTCCCAGGGAACCGGGCCGATTCCACGGTGTGGTGCTGCGAACGGTTGCTATCGTGTTGGTATTGATCGCGGCGGGAAAATTACCCGCCCAGGTGTTGGGATCTGTCCCAAATGAACCTGTAACGTCCGACGGATTAATAAACGCCGCGTGAAGTGACATCGTGCCGGAAACAAAAATGGTTGCAACAATCACTAAATGCGCACAACCGCCGATCAAAGGCTTAACCAGGGATAAACAATTCATGAATGAAACCTGCATACAAGACTCCTAGAAAGAATGGAACCGCATCGCGGCAAACGTTGCCGCGATGTCCGACTAGGTAGCTGGCACAGAGTTTCATTAGCTGGCGACCGTTGTTCGTGCCGAGGCCTGATAGCCTCAACAAAATCAAAATGCAAATCCGTAGTTGATATTGATTCTCAATTACAAATAAAATAGACTGATCGGTGTCCGTTGTCAACGGTACGAACAAAAACTTTCAGATTTTTGGAACTCGCCATTCCTGGCTGTTTGCCGCCGCTAGCTAATTCTTGGGTCTGAAAATGCTCTTTCTTGCAGATATCGCACCTGTTTTGAAAGCTTTTCCCATGAATTCCCCTATCGAACCAGAAAATACCCCCCTGCCTCCCCATCAGCATCCTGAGCCGCCAATGACTTCTGATGCACAAATTCCGGTGGTAAATTCCGAGGAACTATTGCAAGGCCAGCGTCAGGTGGTCATTAAACATGGCGAGAGTCTTTACCGACTTTTGTTGACAAAGTCCGGCAAGCTGATTTTGCAAAAGTAATGCAAATTTGGGTAATTTACCGTCTCATGTGAGAGCCGATTTACAAAGTGGTTTTTGTAGGCGCGCCATTTTCAACCGTTAGACCGCAGATGTGCCGCAACTCAAACCATTCCTTTTGATGCTCATCTTGACCAGTGAACCATTTGTGACGTAGACTGTCAGAAGGTGCGATTGCCAATCGTCTCATACATAGGCAATTCCCAAAATTTCCAGAGCTACACGATAACATTTAGATCATGTCTTTTTTGTCCAAGTTGCCGTTGCTACCGCTAGTGCTAC
Above is a window of Pirellulales bacterium DNA encoding:
- a CDS encoding DUF1559 domain-containing protein, with product MSKKLLPARRGFTVLELLIVVAIIGLLIALLLPAIQAARAAARRNVSRNNLRNWAIAMHNYSDAHKSLPPLFYSGNKDGQYINFHVDPVVATRQYSWLMGLFPYIEQDKFYRVVSQQSEKFTLPADQVKIDWEGQKGISPGMHSIPEMLNPAEPPPIPGQLARTNYIALPATKQQLLTVGKEARATLGEGTIIFETPKPNGSAIPRGVTMATVSDGTSRTVMLSESSERERSSWYDFQQTFACGFLPEDTSVEGNNPKTGIPRFELDSDPEWVFNTEAGDRSALNYGPTPQEPNRFYNSVEKDPLRRSWGPSSSHPNSVVSHACVDSSIKDIVVELIEPKVYYSMVTRRGAEPFTYEY
- a CDS encoding DUF1559 domain-containing protein; amino-acid sequence: MSTLSVSNRRGFTVLELLIVVAIIGLLIALLLPAIQAARAAARRTQSTNNMRQLAIATHIYNDTYKSLPPLFFSGNKDGQYKGFHPDPTVATGQYSWLVKLLPFIESHDVYQEINTTSENFTLASDQVKIKYNGMQGILPATISNDIFINPAEPPPVAGQPGRTNYIALPATKQQLLTVGKQAKATLADGAIGFYVSETTGTFSPKGISMARLSDGTSKTFMYCESRETERASWYDFQQTFACGFLPGDTSVPNNDPKLGIPRFEPDQDPEWTFNDKAGDRSALNFGPTPAEPNRLYNTDAKDPLRRSWGPSSSHPNGVVNHALVDASIHALVSDEIDPRVYYAFITRAGGEAVSLDD
- a CDS encoding cysteine desulfurase family protein; translated protein: MDLPIYLDNHATTRLDPRVLAAMLPYLAGQVGNAGSTTHDYGRNARAAVDASRESIAQILNCDPAEIVFTSGATESNNLAIFGAARRTRRPGNHLISVATEHRAVLDPLAALTRDGYEPTLLDVAPAGHARAGMLDLATLAAAIRPTTCLISVMLANNEIGVIQPIREIAAICQEHGIPLHCDATQAVGKIPVDVRELGVDLLSFSGHKIYGPLGIGALFVRQTASGGKRLRLLPQIYGGGQEQGLRSGTLNVPGIVGLATALKLCEAEMANEIPRLAALRGQLWRGIQQIFPAAILNGPDIELDGVPGLASLSSPVSHLSSPASPSGATTGLTSSATIPGAANQMNVAPGLAPHPLPSPPAPPLPCSVASLPSPVSLLPSPLTRLPGNLNVQFPGLAGEALILQMPEIAISSGSACTSAEPRPSHVLAALGLSPEAVHASLRFGLGRFNSAEDIELAVKSLKKGVQKLQALQ
- a CDS encoding dicarboxylate/amino acid:cation symporter, with product MTHSHHVHSRSWLTSWQKIPLYLRIVAACALGLIIGLALGAVPGWLPDSWHTFFMGEGRITAALLVLPLEMPSKLVLRLLGALAAPLVFLAVIQALMHAQLPPGTGWRLVRLLLVNTLVAIFIGLAVANVLQPGSWSQPAETTASESAKSGPNPVALFLDNVPKSLLGPFGDEGKVLSVILLAVAFGIALRRFKTRPIGNIAELVTVGFEALLVVLHWIIEVIPLAVFGIVAALIAVQGLSAFVALGGFVAAVLIALALQTVYYLMRIRFGSWVNPWRMLAGMRDALVMAFSTGSSTATMPVTYACLREKVGLRERSASLGALVGANFNNDGTALYEAMSALFISQLLVTQGLAEPLTLWQQVLVVVTSVVASVGAAGIPEAGLVTMTLVFNAVGLPTKYIALLLTVDWFLDRCRTTVNVLGDVTVSCLLDGNVPEIAPTPETSQIQSRAAAPPPEPPVTTTDAPTSPTQNTLSA
- a CDS encoding DUF3386 family protein; this encodes MLSRIFAGLVPVLLASALVFSIERSAQAHFVWLVQNTPAGGESSSDANQATTAAPPSVQLCFGESAAPGEAHLADKIAKTTKWLYLAGKNEPTELTWAKETTGSTACFAAAAPAKGDWRLEAACDYGVVARPNVAPFRLHYYAKTLHAPASEWATLAPAKQLALDILPELTGNELQLQVLWNGKPLENSTVTITVGTDQLEPKTTDATGHVRVKLGQHTGAVSALAKHEEPTAKAELDGKSYEKISHYSTLTLPVIAKNSTAIQPVSIKRDLTAPQLLQDARENRSLWPEYKSISGKAKLNFNGQPLETTFTISAQGVPQFKLDNEAASDWLEEYLTSMVQHRVSGSVSEEEVVYVDEKSPHPLGTKISLGDSDWNSYYRIKDRQILEVNRKMGPGRFTISVLDVYHNPEGKYLPAVFTFTIFDKEGKVKQSMTEHTTWARIDDCDLPLRTMRVETKDNPPQVNIVEFSDWKVEKAAK
- a CDS encoding DUF1559 domain-containing protein, producing the protein MQSGFTLVELLVVIAIIGVLVALLLPAIQAARESARHTSCRNNLRQIGLAMQSHDSAKKRLPWAKQKEKLGSAFIECLPYLEETNLAKRYNPSMNPDEGSNGEIARSNLSIFLCPSMSHPEGNLPQSGIASYAVSTGSGSCRYPMRASDNMPDPNNHNGAIISPLRGRVRISDVSELDGTSKTLLVGELDYGLKNSQEMSGGLINGGSTRWAMAYVGVSWASAAGQYNSDKLVNGFLEWETFRSDHANGCFFVFVDGSTQFVSDSITADTLKRLAQRNDGQRVQWE
- a CDS encoding hemin uptake protein HemP, whose product is MLFLADIAPVLKAFPMNSPIEPENTPLPPHQHPEPPMTSDAQIPVVNSEELLQGQRQVVIKHGESLYRLLLTKSGKLILQK